One genomic region from Candidatus Bathyarchaeia archaeon encodes:
- a CDS encoding metallophosphoesterase produces MHISDLHCGPKFKEEMLLEAIDEINELTPEVVIVTGDLTEDGLIEEFREAKRYLALIKCKHLIVGSGNHDARTTGYLLFPKFFGNPSSLTQVDDVSIIMLNSSRPDRDDGEIGYNQGLWMKSQLENCVNSFKIVALHHHLIPVPDTGMERNMVSDAGDFLWTLTKHNVNLVLCGHRHRPWLWTLGKLMIIHAGTVSTNRFRGFYQNTYNIIEIEKNAITAKLKVVGGQECPFDKLPIEALSPII; encoded by the coding sequence GTGCACATATCAGACCTTCACTGTGGTCCGAAGTTTAAGGAGGAAATGCTTCTGGAGGCCATCGACGAGATAAACGAGCTTACCCCAGAGGTTGTCATTGTAACTGGAGACTTGACAGAGGACGGCTTAATAGAGGAGTTCAGAGAAGCAAAAAGGTATTTGGCACTAATAAAGTGTAAGCACTTAATAGTTGGAAGCGGAAATCACGACGCCAGAACAACGGGATATCTCTTATTCCCAAAGTTTTTCGGAAATCCCTCATCACTAACGCAAGTTGACGACGTGTCCATCATAATGCTAAACTCTTCCAGACCAGACAGAGACGATGGCGAAATAGGCTATAACCAAGGCTTATGGATGAAAAGTCAACTGGAAAACTGCGTGAACAGCTTCAAAATTGTAGCCCTCCATCACCATTTAATTCCAGTTCCAGACACTGGCATGGAACGCAACATGGTTTCCGACGCTGGAGACTTTCTATGGACATTGACAAAGCACAATGTCAACCTAGTCTTATGTGGTCACCGCCACCGCCCATGGCTATGGACCCTTGGAAAGCTTATGATAATTCACGCTGGCACAGTTTCAACCAACAGGTTTAGAGGCTTCTACCAGAATACATACAACATCATCGAAATCGAGAAAAACGCAATCACGGCGAAACTAAAAGTTGTCGGAGGACAAGAATGCCCATTTGATAAACTGCCCATCGAAGCCCTAAGCCCAATAATTTAA